aaAGCATACTTCTGTGACTTGACAATCAACAATTCACCGTCGGATTCCACAAAGTGTGACTCCAACGTCCGCCGCCACCATGTGTGGATTAAGGGTACAACAATATTTTGAATTACTCTAAAGATCACTTCACGCTTCTCCGCCAATTCTATGCTATAACTTGCAAAAAAAGCGCCTTTATGCATTAAAGCATACAGCTTGTCTTCATGAAATATGATGTCCAAGTAACGAGGACTTTGCCCCTTTAGTCCTTGGAAGACGCTCCATTCCTTGTCGCCGGGCTTGCATAACGCTAATACGTCAGCCGGCTCCCTAAACGTCGCCGCAACAATACATTTTGAAAGGTCTGTAGAGGACAGTTCAATCTTACGAATAAAAGATGTAAGGCGGCTTCGATCCTGCGCGCCACCGACATAATCGTCGAAAGATGGGATTTTTGTCAAGGATGGAAGATGGTGTCGGAATCCTGAAAGgggattgaaaataaaaacttgtGGGTTACCTTTTTCCCACCTAGCAAAAGTTAACCAACCTCTGGAAGATCCAAAACACCACCCTCCCCGTGCGGGCCTAGGTAGCTTTATGGTACGGACGATGCCTTCAGACGTGCTAAAGAAATTTAAGGATTTGCTGTCTGGACAGTGAGGGAGCAGCAGCCATAGTGAAGGAGCAGTTCGGATGTGTTCTTGCTTCACAACTGCTCTCCAGGATCTACAGACACTGCCTAAGCGAACGCCGTCGATCAGATTCAGGCGCCGTAAGATGGCCTCCATCAAATCGTCTGGAAGTTGGTGCCAGCCGGCATACACAATTGGCTCGTCGGTCTTTTGGTAGAAAATCTGCTTGAGAAAGGATGATAGACTGAAGGAAAGATATTCTCCAAGGTTACCGTAAAGTTTGATTATCAATTCATGAGCCATAGTTGTTAacaatgaagaaagaaaaggagttGTAAAGAGATCGAGGAATATATATAGACAAGTCTGTTCGATCTGTTTAGATAGGAATTCGTATCAGTCTAGGTTTCCATCACAACTACAAGTCTTTTAAGTACTGGTCTTCCTCTTTGGAAGAAGTCGACTCAAAACAGAGTCGTATTTGGAACAAATTTCTTCCTGCTTTCCAGAGAGGAATATATAtgtcttaatttattttctttatttgagTTTACGTgtaccttttattttatatttttgatatatatatatatatatatatatatatatatatatatatatatatatatagtattattagTTTCCACGAATACTTAGGatatataaatgaatatttcagctctctctctctctctctctatatatatatatatgttttcattgGGCCTTGATTATTTGAATGTAATGCTATTTTTgttttcgacgtaaaatgatttctgtcataaaatgtttttggcgaaatcattttcagaaaaaataatttttttgaaaatatttttcaccgTTTGaatcgcacgaaaaaattacgaaagacGAAAATCGAAGTCTGGCAAATGCTaccagaatccggcaacgtctCGTCGTCGTTGACGGATTCCGGCGAGCAAGTTTGGCCGAATCTGGACAAAATGGCCGAATTCTGTCCGTACGAATTCGTTTATCCGTGAGACGAGGGTCAGACCCAAGTCCCACGTGGCATGAAAAATTAATTTGCTCCTCTGCAGCTATACTCCATAGTTTGACTAAGTTTAATAGGAAAAGATAGTTGAAAATGTCTTTGAGCTTtccgtcataaaatatttttagggaagtattttttaggaaaatgttttccgccgaaaacatttttcggtgtttggcgcatgcgaaaaatcacaaatattttttaaattttcattcaatcatataaaaaaaaaaaaaaaaaaaaaaaaaaaaaaaaaaacatttcctaATCTGTCCTTCTTAGTAataatttatcttttcctagttaaatattatttctttatttttactttattttttatttttttatgttttttatgattactttttccttctttctttttttagtttttttagttgttttttgaaaacttcACCTACCACCCTTAATCTTTTATCAATCttgcaatcatacccttaaactttaaaaagtgtcaatttagtgtatccatatttcagtattttttcaatttcaacgttagaatttttcgttaaatcttgtaaaaatttctataatacccatatttttttttaaaaaaaatatattattttttttttcaaagattctagcttgggtatttttgcaaattccgttaaatcctgacaaacaccaaaattttttcaattttttcctttttcccaaTAAAAAGAGGGGTGATTCGGAATTTTTGACACCccttcgttaggatttaacggaaaaacCTAATGCaaggttaaaattgaaaataaaataaaattgaaagataaatatactaaattaacactttttaaagtttaaaaatattattacaaaAGTGACGAAAAAATCATGAGTAGTAAGTGAAGTGCGTAACAAATCAGCCCCACTGCACAAGAACGTCAATGCTGCCGAGGGCTTGCATGATGTCCTAAAGACCAACCTCAACCCCAAAGGCACTGTCAGGATGTATATGGACTCAAGAttagggaaagagagagagaaagggaaaagcatttttaaaataattataataatgatgatgatgataaaggGAAGTTATAAGATTATTCACGATTTTGGATTAGTTTAGAGAATCCTTAGGATATCTATTGCGCGTCATTTTTTTGGGGAATTTTCCTATTTTAAGTAAATGAGGCTAAGATAAGCATGTGGAAGTGCTCtcatattaaagaaaaatagcTGATATAAAAAGCAACTTAAAGCttcgtttgttttggtgtaaaaaaaatttggggtaattacctttttcccccatgaactaccaaatcGTCCAAAATaaagcatccaactaccaaagacaaccattttttccccttccgtcagttaaagggggttaaaagaaacagtcaacgggtcatgtgccgttttacataggggcatgttggaagatagtGGTAGTTCATTGGGGGGGGGAAGAGGAAGATagcggtagttcatgggggaaaaaatgaagaaaatgatggtaaaacggcgtgtgacggtcacgtgacccgttgaccgtttgtgttaacccctttgactgacggaatgggagaaaatagttgtctttggtagttgaaagctctattttggtcgagttggtagttcatgggggcatttcacattttttggtagttcatggggggaaaggtaattaccccaaaaaatttagaagatgtttttcattttttttttttttttttttttttttttgtgtttgatgcgacaaaaaataattatcaaacagaaaatatttttagtttgagaaaaaaaaaatttctttagttttggaaaatgattttcaacATTCAAGCATTAATCTAATGAGTATTCTACTGCAAAAGATAGATAATCTACAGAAAAGGCTACCCAAGAATCATATGATCGATATCAACAAAAATCCACACAAAATTCACATAATCGTATActactgatctattttttttttttaatatttctaagttatgcatGTGATAACTTATATATTGACAacatacaggagaggatgacacgGAGTTTATCGAGTGACCCTGCTGCTACGCAGAATGTCTCAGAAGACACGTTGCATTGGGCACCGAATGACGAGTACGAACAGGCGCTGGGGAGGCCTGAATACGCGATGAGGGTTCaacaggttgggccgaacgttactcctgtacGGGGGACGTCTTTTTCATACTGGGCCCGCTCAGAGGCAGGACCATCTCAGTGTACATCTCGGAACTACTCCGTACATGAGGGTAGGATTGCCACGATGGAGATATTGTTACGGGCTCAGATCGAGAGGAATGAGGCCTTGGAGCAGCATATGAGGCAATTTGAGACCTTGGAGCAGTGTATGAGGCACTTCGAGTCCGTTCTCACttccatgggagtatcacaCACGAGCCCTAATGCTCAGCAGTCACCACCTCCAAACTGAGGTAGTACATCGTCCGTgtgtagtgcatctgcaggtatgattacAATTGTGTAaactacttatttttttttatcaatgatatggacttgatatgcatatagattaattttttaatgtttttattatttgcaggtaatggGATGATGATTGGTCCGATGTCGCCCCTTGGACAGCAGTATTCTCCATCACCGCTGGGCCAGCACTCTCCCGTTGAGACACCCTCTCCTGCTACGCCGTTCCTTGTGCATCAGTCGCCCGTTCGCGAGTCGACGCCCGGTATGGGAATTCATGATCCCCAAGAATTTCGACATGAAGATTTGTAGAgtttttgtagttttgttttgttaataacAATAACGTTTATTAGTTGttaatttattgttgttttggatttagAATTATTGTAAtattgtttgaaaattttagccacgtggattaTTTGCCACATGGAAAATAACTCACgtctctgtttgttatatagattaaaaaaaaaaaaattaaaaaaccggTATGGACGCACGTGGAAATATTGACATTTCAAATTTGACTATGCaattaattttttcactttttgttttccGCCTCACATTTAATGCTATCTCTCACTCTTCTCTTCACATGTTCTTCTCCCCTGGcctaactcaaaaaaaaaaaaaatccccaaaaCTCTCTTCTCTTTCGTTGATCTCTCTGATATTCtgtctcactctcactctcttctctctctcgtcgaCCACTCACCCCCACTGGCCCAGCCGCACGCCACCACTCGGGGAGATCGTCTGACTCAGAGAAATACAGatcgagatcgagagagagagagagaggagatccGGCCGACTCACTCTCGCCGGCTGCCGATCTTCGTCAACCacaggtactctctctctctatctctctcactctctctcttgtgctgatctctctctcttatctcTTGATGTTTCAGTGATGTAGAGATCAGAGGACCGGCCGAattttgaatctgattttgggtttttgttgttttggtttggtgGCAAGGTTCGAATCCGACAACCAGGCgactgggtttttgtttttttgaatctaatttccctCCTCTTTAATTATCTCTCTCATTCttactttttctaatttcccccctttttttatCATTTCCCCCCGCctcctttaatttttcttttctttttcctcttcttttttcttccttcttcccctttttcccaCGCAGGCCTTTCCTTCTtccacttcttcttttcttttcttttttcattttcttcacatagagagggagatggaagagggagactgagagagctggagagagagaactgGAACGATTCTGAGAGAAACTCGTGGTCGACGACGGCGCCGGAGTCCAGAGGGTCACGGCCCAACGCCGGAggatttttgggggattttttggattggatttcatggggAAGGAAGGGGAAGATTTCACCGGCCTTGAAGAAGTTTCcggcgaaaaaaaaaattaatataatttctattctttttttttttttttttttttaaaaaatgatgtgatCAGCAACGTGGGTTAGTTCCATGCGGCTAAAAGtgcctatttttcttttcttttcatttctttttctaaaaatttaaaaaaaaaatgtatttagcCACATGTGAGTGGCATGTGACTTAATAATCACATGTATAAAAATACCACGTTGCTAAGTGACATTTAGCAACAACTGGATTAACTACGCGGGacccacgtggctaactgcacgtggctagcAGTTAGCAACGTGGATGACCCTTCTCCACATGGCTAACTGCATGTGgctaaaatctaaattttttgtagtgaactaATGTTTCACCTTGGCATATGGTCAGAACATCTTCCAGGTACAGAACTGTTTGCTTCCAATGAGTAACCTTTGATCTAGTCCCCGCATGATACtccaatttgaaaaatattaacaGTTTAACAAGCCTGTATGGCTGAAACCAACCTAGCTTGGTCCAACCACCTTGCATATAATCATAATAAAGACAGAAACACAGACAAGGCAATGCAAACAAGATGTCCCAAAAAGCTAAACCACAGGTTTTCACACTTGGTTTCCACTTCATAGTGATTCAGTGATGGTTGAAAGAGCATTATAAGATACCAACTAATGACACCAAGACAGTCCAGAAAGACACACTAGTTAAACTACAACCTCAATAAGTGTGCCGATGGCCATCCAATCTAGAAAAGGTCTCATGGATATAAATTTGATTGACTCGATACCATAGTCAGATATGGAATTTATAAACCTTGCTTATGGGGCATTAACAAATTCAAGAATGAAATATGTTAAATAAAGAAATGTTTTTTCCTTTAAACCGTAAACAGTTTAAATCGTTACATGTACCACAACAAAACTTAATCCTGACAATAAAATGTGGAGAAGCCTGTCAACTTATGACACTTGCTAAAGTGAATGGATGTAATCATCACGTTCTGCCACAAGCTTGAAAGGAGCAGTGAAGGAAGCATCCCCAGAAGCCATCTTGGAGATATCCATTACCTGAATGAAGGGAAGCAAATGAACTTACATTAGCCAAAAAGCTAAATCCACCATCAAACAATATCTAATATTATTTCATATGTTCGTGTCAGCATGCCCTAGTAATTCCCACCTTAAGTAGCTCGCAGTTCGTAACAATTTGATTATGATCAAATGTGTGAACAAGGGGCTCCATCAGGGCTTGCTTCTTGATGCAACTCATGTCAAAGCCATATACATTATTCCAAACTGGAGAGTGAAATTAGCAACGGGAAAAAGTAAGAACAAATAAATTTCACTGCACCATCATGTTGTAattggaaacaaaaaaaaaaacttagcaaTTCATATTCCCACAATAGCAACAATGTTACGACAAAAAAATCTAACATTAACAGTACCCTGCATCTAGGTTGTGTCAACTTACTTCATGAATACCTGAAAATACagacaaaaaccaaaataagcTTTTGCAGGACGCATTACCAATGAATacgaaaaaaaagggggaaaacagaaaagaaaaagagagaaactcCAAATTCATTGACGAAGCATGTGTCCAGAACATGTGTCCAGCAGAGCATGTGTCGagcatcttttttatttgtcggtggattccttttcttttccaagTAGTAAAAGTAGTCCTAATACTTCTAGAACTAgaacttttattttgttttccttaTTTACGTTGGTTTGGAATAAGCACTATAAAAGGACCctgtaacctttttattttgatatagaAGATACAATTCAGTTTTCCATTGAAAGTTCTCTAAGTAGTGACTACTTCTTGGTGTTACGCCAAGATTTCTGGTGTGACTCCAGAATTCTTCAAGTTACGATTGTGCTGCGTCATTCATTCTCGAACCTCATCATCCACACTCAAGATTACAATGAGCAACTACATATACAATTGTCACAAATAGCTAGCATTAAGGAACTAAGACAAAcccaatataaaaaattgaccCATTTaagcaaaaacaagaaaagccaTTAtgttttttagatgaataaaatAGAAACAATTGTCATAACTTGCTGTGAAGGAAACAAAAACTTCCACTCAACCAATCCAAACAAACTTTCTACATTAGTTGATTCAAAGCTCTAAACAATCCACAAAACTGCGACAACCTAAaatcataaaagaaagaaaaaaaagagaacactCTTTTCCACAAACTGTTATGAAGGCTTTATCTAGaagctttcccttttcttttccccaGTTTTCTCGGAAACCAAATCTGCCTTACGATAGATCCAACAGAAAATGACCCATAAACTAAAGCTCGAAACTTTGAAAAATCCTAAGGCTAAACTAAAACCCAATACTTAAAAGATCGAACAAAAGCCTAAACTTTAGCACCAAACAACTATAGATGGTGCTCCGATGGGTGGCGAAAATCATGAAAAGAGAGAAGCACGGACAAAGGTCTCCtctatagcattactcttaatgaAAAGCATtacttatttatatatttatatatatatatatatatatatatatatagtaaataaatTCCAGGCATAATAGTTTATAACCTTAGACCATTATACTGCAGCAAAATTTCAAGGACAAGTGACTGCTTCCTATCCTTCAAATCTGCCACGCGTGAGAAAAGCCCATGTGGCCATGCGTTTGTTGCACACCTGCTTGATCAACAAGCTTCTAGAATACTAAAGTAAGCCAGTTAGCTATTCTCCACAATGAACCAAGCTCTATTCTTTTGCTGCCACGTGGACGTTAAATCCTGCATGCACTTCAGTCACGCAAGCTACGACTACTACTGCTCGACAAAACGACACCAACTACTCAACAAAACACAACCCTAGCTCCCTCAATACTTCAAAACAAAACGCACAAATGGATCGAACTCTGCTTATACTTGTACCTCcccaaaaataagaagaagaaaaaaactaataCCTATTTACTTTTTGCGGAGAAGTAAAGAAAACCAAGAATCCGTCTGTTAGCCTCTAACTTCTAACTGCCCCTCCCGCCCAGTCCATCTCCTTCTTTGGCAaggatgtatatatatatatatatatatatatatatatatatatatataaacgccTGTATCTTGCAATTAAACCCTgctgtaaattaaaaaaaaaaatcccgccattaaattttcttcaagaaatGGGTTGCAGAAAGAACATGAGCGCGGCCTCTTCCTCCTCATCCATCAACTACTCCATCAAGAGCGAATGTGAGGCTGCATATGCTTGCCACGCTCAAGGAAAGCACAATGAAGCTCTGGATATAATCGACGAATCCCTCTCCCGCCACAGCTGCGGCATCCTCCACTACGCGCGTGGAAATATTCTGTACAATATGGCTCGTACCGACTTCTCTACTGCAGGATATGAGCGCTTGAAGAAGGCGGTTGACTCAGCCAGACAAGCTCTGGCAGCGTCCCCCAACTCAATATTCTTCGCCAAACTCCACGTCACTCTTCTTTACGAGTTGGCAAGACGCGAGACATATCAAGACTACACACAAGTAATAGAGGAGTGCAAACGGGCTCTAAAAGTAGAAGAAGATTCGGGAGTTAAGAcatccaaaaaaataagacGAAAGAAGAAACAAATCCGAGAGTTGATGGAAAAATGCATGGAGTTTGATGCTTCGGAGTTTCTTTTGTGGTTATCAACGAATCAAGAATTGAATGAGCAGTTAGAGGAATGGTCAATGCTAAGAGAAGAGAGCAAAAAGCAAGAAATGGACATCTTCAAGACAATTGAAAAGAAACTCGACTGTTTCAGTTTGCAGTTTAGGTCGAAAAGATGGGATGACTTTCGGCATGGGGGTTTTGATCAAGATAATGATGATCTCTCCACCTTGAAAATCACTGATCACTTGGAGAGATTCGAGCGTCAGAAACTGGATATGAATACAgaggtacgtacgtacgtacattatttatttattgtttctcCATCATCgatctatttctttttctttaatttaggatttttaattaattttataatattaattaaacaattaaattcattttttaagaCCATTTAATTAGTGATTTAACCTAATATATTAGATTGACGAGGTGGATTTCATAATCCTGGCCATTAAGGATGCCAAGAAGAAGGCTGCTGCAGAGCGGAGACTAGATGATGACCAACGGTCCAAAGGGGTGCCACTGTTGCAGTCTGAGACAGAAACACTTCCAATTCCTGATGTTGCCGCATATGAGGATAGTCCAATTTGTCGAATACTATGAGTTAAAATGGATttgggcaatttttttttttttttttttttgtcgcaTATTTTTTACATTTCACAAGTTCTTACGTCTTAGTCTTCATCCTCATCATGCATATATGGCTCTTAGTCTTCATGTACGTTGTTCGATCAGTTTTATCTACAATTTGTTAAGGCCAGCATTTCTACAGTTGTCAACAAGGGTAGGTTTTTGTGTTTGagaattgtttttgtgtttgagaaTTGCAAACcgattttctgtttttgtgtttgagaattgttttcgagaacaaaaataaaaaaccgtttttattgttttttcgttcaaaaagtgtttggcaaacTGTTTTCGAAAGCAGTTTTATAAAACAGAAAACAGTACCTAATGCGTTTGGACAATTGTTTGCAAAACAGTTTTcatttaagaagaaaataaaaaactgtgTATATTTGTATACACCTTGAATGTGTATATTTGTCCCAAATAACCTTTTGTTTTGTAACATCTTGGCCAACAAAGCAAACCCCtacaacattttcttttgtatccCGACTACAACATGAATTAACAACCAAGATTACAGGACCATTTTGTTCCTGAGGACCATATGTTGTAAGTTTGATTTCAATATTTCGCTCTTCTATCAGATTATGGTCTAGCACAAAAATCATTAGAGAATAGAAGAACACAATAGGACATGGAGCAGAAAATACAGTTGAGATGGAACTCGAGAAGCAAATTTGTACAACATATAAGTAATTGGGAAGAGAAGTAACTGATTGAACATAAGATATGCAAGCTTTCATTCTATAAACCTGGTACATAGTTCTTACATACAAAAACTAAATCATATTACTAGTAAAAGAAAATTGGATGTATAACTGTAGTTTTCCGTATATCCTACATGCATTGACTGGGACATTGTGACGATGCGCAATTTATCCACTCTCTGTATACTGTCATCAACTGATGGAACATTTACGATAATTTTGGACTCATCCTCCACAATCTAATCTTGTAAAGATCCCATCAGTATCAGCTGTAAGGAATGGATGGCATCCATTTCCACATCTTCCCAAGGTAGGCACCGATGCTTTACCACCTCCAGAAAAGCCTTGAACGATGACCTGGGGTGCATCTTTCTTCCATCATCCTTGTCATCAGGGTCATTTTTCGCACCACCCCACTTGATTTCATTCGCAGTGTGACCGAACCAAAACAGGAAATCCTTTGAAGTAATCCTAACAGCTGCCATCCCACAAACTTCACCTCCGAGGTCTGAAGCACCTGGGTAGCCAGCGTCCATAAGGCTATCAGTACTTAAACCTTCGGATATTGAAGTCAATTGAAGTGGAGTAATCAAACAACCCTTTGGATTCTTCAAATTCTCCTTGAAGCTTTGCATTGATGGGGGTCTGTACAACCACACGGGCCCCATGTCTTGTACAAGAACTGCTCCTAGTCGATTTTGATGACATCTCTCAACCCTCCTTCCTC
The sequence above is drawn from the Alnus glutinosa chromosome 11, dhAlnGlut1.1, whole genome shotgun sequence genome and encodes:
- the LOC133882728 gene encoding phytochrome 1-like, with the protein product MPCKFEGGLGRLKLLVEEEKERNWRGRRVERCHQNRLGAVLVQDMGPVWLYRPPSMQSFKENLKNPKGCLITPLQLTSISEGLSTDSLMDAGYPGASDLGGEVCGMAAVRITSKDFLFWFGHTANEIKWGGAKNDPDDKDDGRKMHPRSSFKAFLEVVKHRCLPWEDVEMDAIHSLQLILMGSLQD
- the LOC133881061 gene encoding putative F-box protein At5g55150, with translation MAHELIIKLYGNLGEYLSFSLSSFLKQIFYQKTDEPIVYAGWHQLPDDLMEAILRRLNLIDGVRLGSVCRSWRAVVKQEHIRTAPSLWLLLPHCPDSKSLNFFSTSEGIVRTIKLPRPARGGWCFGSSRGWLTFARWEKGNPQVFIFNPLSGFRHHLPSLTKIPSFDDYVGGAQDRSRLTSFIRKIELSSTDLSKCIVAATFREPADVLALCKPGDKEWSVFQGLKGQSPRYLDIIFHEDKLYALMHKGAFFASYSIELAEKREVIFRVIQNIVVPLIHTWWRRTLESHFVESDGELLIVKSQKYAFNKRRRFQVFKIGFGYIFSSIRPRFTRLTSMGDKKLFLSKSKSLSISGPDFNGIGGNRICFADYINDYCLEDDDDPTVSRQTREVFYLDDERPMCWFSPHP